The genomic window ATAACTTTGTAAAGTTTATCAGTTAGTTTTCCACAGAGTTCACACATTTGCATAAAATTCACCGACTTATAAGGGATTTAAACTCTTTTATTGCTTCATCATAATTTATATTTTTATTTTTTAGACTCTTTAAGAATTCTTTTCTAAGATTAATTATTTTTATAATTTCATCTTTATTAAGATTTTTATTTTTTATATAACTATTAATAATCTTTCTTGTCTCAATGTCTATTTTATTTAATAGAGACTGCTCTTTAATAACCTTTTTTATTTCTATTTTTTCTTTTGATTTTTCTATTAATATTTTAGCTATTTTCTTATAATCAATATTTTCTGTTGTATCTATTTCCAAAAAGGGCTCATCCCATTTATATTTCTTTCCTGGGGGGTCAAATTTATTATACATATTGATTATAACTTCATCAGGAACTTTTTTTTCTCTTTCTTTATTTCTTTTTAATATAACATCTAATGGAGCCTTTAGATAGATAATAGCATATCTCTTATTATGTTTTTTAGCTATCTTTATCAAATCCCTTCTTATTGAATTATAATAATTTGTATCATCTACAATAACCCAATATTTCTTTAATGCCTTGTCAATCAAATAAAATAAACTCTCTTTTATGAATGGCTCATAATCTACTTTCCATATTGGAAAACTCTCTCTTATTAAATCGCTTCCTAAAACAATCACATCTACATCATTTGACAACTCTTTAGCCAATTTTTTTGAGAATTCAGTTTTTCCTACTGCAGGCAAACCAGTTAAAATAATTAACATTTGTCCCTCACTCAGAATAATTTTTAAACACTTCATTTAAATTATCTACAAGTAAATCTATTTCCTCTTTTTCAACAATTAAAGGAGGTAAGAACCTTAAAACTTTTTCAGATGTACAATTAATTAAAAATCCTCTTTTTAACATCTCTTCAACAATTTTATTTCCATTAAATTCCAATTCAACACCAATCATTAATCCCAAACCTCTAACATCTTTTATAAACTCATAATCCAACTCTTTTAATCTATTTAAAAAATACTCTCCTTTTTTAAGAACTTTGTTATCCCTTATTAGCTCCTCAATAACACTTAAATTTGCTAAAGCTGCAGAACAAACTAATGGATTTCCTCCAAATGTTGAGCCATGATCTCCATAATTTAATGCTTTCTCTATTTCCTCTTTTAGCAATACTGCTCCTATTGGCAAACCTCCTGCAAGAGCTTTAGCTAATGTTACCATATCTGGCTCAATACCATAGTGTTCAAAAGCAAACATCTTGCCCGTTCTACCAATTCCTGTTTGGATCTCATCAACAATTAATAAAATATTTTTATCTTCACAAATATCTGCAATTGTCTTTACAAACTCCATTTCAGCAACATTCACTCCTCCTTCTCCCTGAACCAATTCCAACATAATAGCAATTGTATTATTATCAACTCCCTCTTTTAAAGCTTCAATATTATTAAATGGTAGGTGTTTAAACCCTTCTAATAGTGGTTCAAAACCTTCTCTTATCCTATCTTTAGGTGTTGCTGATAAAGCTCCATAAGTTCTACCATGAAATGCATTATAAAAAGTTATAATTTCTCCTTTTTTATTTAATATCTTATTAGCATATTTTCTAGCAAACTTTATAACTCCTTCTATAGCTTCAGTCCCACTATTGCAGAAGAAAGCTTTATCTAATTTAGACAACCCTACCAATCTTTTAGCTAATTCAATTTGTGGGATGTTATAGAAAAGATTGGAGACATGTATCAAATTCTCTGCTTGATTTTTAATAGCTTCTACAATTTTTGGATGACAGTGGCCTGCATTATTAACCCCTATCCCTGCTATAAAATCCAAATATTTCTTATTATTTATGTCATAAACCTCCATACCTCTACCTTTAACAATAACTACTGGATATCTCCTATAAACCTGTAAATGATATTTTCTTTCTAACTCAATCATGTTCTAACCTTTTTATGATTTCTTCTGCCATTTCAAATGTTTTTAAATTTCCTCCTAAATCAGGAGTGGTTAATCCTTCTGCTAAAACTTCTTCCAATGCCTTCTCTATTTTATTAGCCATTTCATGTTCATTTAAATACCTTAACATAAGAACTGCACTTAAAATTGTTGCTGTTGGATTAGCTATTCCTTTTCCAGCAATATCTGGAGCTGAGCCATGAACTGGCTCAAACAATCCATGTTCATCTCCAATATTTGCAGATGGAGCTAACCCAAGACCACCAACAGTACCTGCAGCTCCATCAGATAAAATATCTCCAAATAAGTTAGATGTGACAACCACATCAAATGTTTGTGGTTTTGTTATAATGTACATGTTCATTGCATCAATGTAATAATCCTCTGCCTTAATATCAGGATATTCTTTAGCTATTTTATAGAATACATCCTTAAATAATCCATCAGTTATTTTTAAAACATTTGCCTTGTGAGCACAAGTTACCTTTCCCTCTTTACCTTGTTTTTTTCTATCTCTTGCCAATTCAAAAGCAAATCTAAATATTCTTTCACAGGCTTTTTCAGTAATAACCCTTGTAGCTATTGTAATACCCTCATCAATTTTTGCCTCTATTCCTTTATATAACCCTTCTGTATTCTCCCTAACAATTACATAGTCAATATCATCTCTCAAACACTTAACCCCTTTATAAGCCTTAACTGGCCTTACATTAGCATATGTATCAAGAATATGTCTAAGTTTAACAATAACATCTGCAGCAGTTTCCCCTGCAGCTCCAAATAAAACAGCTTCACATTCTAAACACTTTTCTACAGTTTCCTCAGGAAGAGCTTTTCCTGTTTTCTTATAAACCTCATCTCCTGCTTCAGCATAAACAAACTCAAAGTCTCCTACAGCTTCTAATATCTTTACTGTTGCAGGCACCACCTCTTTCCCAATACCATCTCCTGGTATAACACATATCTTATGCATTATTCCACCATATATTTATTATATCTCCTTTTTCAACCCTCATCAATGAAGCTACTATATTTTTACTAAACAAAATGGCGTTTGTAGGTTTTATAAAGGTTAGATCAGCTTTATAGCCTTCATCTATTAATCCCACATTTTCAAGTTTTAATATTTTTGCATTGTTTATAGTAGCCATCTTTAAAATCTCTTTTGGTTCTATATGATAGAGCTTATATATAAACTCCATCTCTCTAAATATAGATGGAGAATTTGCCATGAAATTGTCACTACCTATCCCTAACATTATTTCATTCTCCATCAATTTTTTAATATTTGGCATACCTACATTAAAATATAGATTAGCTCTAACACATAAGACAGTTGGGATATTTTTCTCTTTTAATAAATAAATATCTTCATCACTTAAATGTGTCCCATGAATGATAAAATCAGGTTTTATATTTAACTCTAATAATCTCTTTAGTTCAGTTTTACCATATTTTTCTATACTGTACTCTACAGCCCCTCTATGTTCAGCTACATGAATAGAAAAAATTTTATTATATTTTTTAGTTAAATTATATATTATCTTCAACTCCTCATCATTATATTCATTGGCTCCACTCAATCCTATACCATCAGCAGAAAATAAAATTTTTTCAATTTCACTTACATCTATATTTATTGGTCTTCCTAAAATAATAGCTTTTATTCTTCTATTATTAAGAGCTTTCCTTAATAACTTCACTCCCTTTAACCCCCCCTCTCTAAAATCACAGAAATATCTTATCCCCAAACTAACCATTTCATCTATAGCTAATCTTATACCTTTTATAATAATATTATCATCTAAAATTTTTAAATACTTGTGTTTTAAACCATTTGGTGGTTTAACAAGCTCATCTAAATCCTTATTTATCCCTATGTCTTTAATACAATTATCAGCAATGTGTGTGTGAGCATTTATAATTGAAGGGATAATTAAGCCATTAAATTTTATATCTTCCCTTTCATTAGTAAATCCCTTAATTATTCCTTCTTCAATAACTAAATTTCCCTCTCTTAGAGTAAAATCTTCTCCATATAGAAATTTTCCTCTGATAATCATTTACATCACTAAAAAGGTTTTTAAATCCTTAAAAAATATAATTTATTAAATCTAATATTAAATAATATTTCTATCCGAAAAATTTATATAATTGGGGATATGATATGGTATCCTTGGAAGAAGCTGTTATAGCTAGATTAACAGCACATGGAGAAAAGTTTGAAATTTTAGTAGATCCTTATTTAGCTGCTAAATTAAAAGAAGGTTTGAATGTAGATATGGATGAACTCTTAGCTATTGATGTAGTTTTCAAAGATGCTAATAAAGGAGAGAAAGCTCCTGAAGAATTATTAATGAAAGTTTTTGGAACTACAGATGTTAAAGAAATAGCTAAAAAGATCATATTAAAAGGGCATGTTCAACTCACTGCTAAGCAAAGAGAAGAGATAAGGGAACAAAAAAAGAAACAAATTATAACAATAATATGTAAAAACACAATTAATCCTCAAACTGATACCCCACATCCTCCTCATAGAATAGAAAAGGCATTAGAAGAGCTTAAGATAAATATTGACATTTATAAATCTGCTGAAGAACAAGTTCCTGAGATTATTAAAAAACTTAAAAGAGTCCTTCCTATAAAATTTGAAAAAAGGGATATTGCTGTTAAAATTCCTCCTGAGTTTGCTGGTAAGGCTTATAATGTGTTACACCATTTCGGTTCTGTTAAACAGGAAGAGTGGGCAAATGATGGATCATTAATTGTCTTAATAGAAATCCCCAGTGGGGTAGAATCAGATTTCTACACCCAACTAAATAAAATAACTAAAGGTAATTTCCAAGCAAAAGTTTTAAAAAGATATAGTGAATGAGGTGAAAAATTATGTTTAGTCATACAAAAAAGGTAGGACCTGCAGGAAGATTTGGGCCAAGATATGGTTTAAAAATAAGAGCAAGAGTTAGAGATGTTGAAGTTAAAGCAAAACAAAAATACAAATGTCCTGTTTGCGGATTCCAAAAGTTGAGAAGAGCTTCAACTTCTATTTGGGTTTGTGAAAAGTGTGGGGCTAAAGTTGCTGGAGGAGCATACACTCCAGAAACTGGTGCAGGAAAGGCTGTTATGAAAGCTATAAGGAGAATATTGGAGAAAGAAGAGTGATGAATTATGGTTGAATACAAATGCTTAAATTGTAAAAAAATTATTTCTTATGAGGAGTTAGGAAATAGGGCAAGGTGCCCATACTGTAGTTATAAAATTTTAATAAAGTTAAGACCAAAAGTAGTTAAACACTTAAAGGCAAGATAACTATGATATTAACTAGCTCAAGAAAACCTTCTCAAAGAACAAGAAGTTTCTTAAGGGATCTTGAAAGAACATTAAATATTCCATATATTCAAAGAGGTAAATTATCTTTAAAAGAGTTATTTGAAATGGATAAACACATCCTTTTAATAGGAGAATTTAAAGGAAATCCTGGAACATTAATGGTTTATGATGTGGAAAGAGAAAAAAAGTTATCGAGCTTTATTTCTGTTAAACTCCAAAGAGAAATCTGTGGAGAGAAGATATATAATAAAGATGGTATAAAACTTAAAGTAGATAAAAGATTAGAGGATGATGAGAATTTTAAAGAATTTTATGATATATATGATAAATTTTTATTTCAACATCTAAATATTGATGATCAATCTGAAATTGTCTTAAGATTAGAAAAAGATCCAAAATACCTATTTGCTATGCAGTTTTATAAAAATAGAGTTAAAATTGGCCCATTAATTAGGATTAAATCAATAAAACTATTTGATAAATTAGTGGAATAATGAACAGGTTTAAGTTAATATTAACTTTTGATTCTGAAGAAGAGGCAAAAATTATTTATAATGCTATTTATTTAGAACATATATCATCTCAGATAAGATCAAGAGCTGAAATGAAGTTAGAAAGAAATGTTATAAAAATACATGTAGAATCACCAGATATATCTATTTTAAAGGCTTCAATATATTCTTACCTTAGGTGGATATCTGCAGCACAAAACATATATAGAAAGGTGAGAGAATGCCATTCTATAGAATAACAGGTAAGGTATTAAAAAAGGAACCCATGTTTTTCAGAAAAGAGTATAAAGCTTTAAAACCTGAACATGCTATTGAGTTGTTATATTCTGAGTTTGGTGGACTCTATAAGGTTAAAAGATCAAAAATAAAGATAGAAAAAGTTGAAGAAATCCCTCCAGAAGAAGTTACTGATCCTATTTTAAAAGCTTTAATATTTTAAAAAATTTTAAAATCTTTTATTAATACATTTAAATAAGGTGATAAATTGGAAGAAAAAATTGAATTCTTAGCTAAGCATAAAAATTGGTTTGTTGTAAAAAAATTAAAGATAGATGAGCATACTGAAGATATTGAAATTGCAAGATTACTAGCCTCAATTGGTGAAACAGTAGATAATAAGTTTATAGAATATTTACCTTTTGATGTAAATAAGCTTTATGAGATAGCAGATTCTATATATCAAAAAAAGAAAGGTAAAATAAAGGAAGAGGATATAATAAATGCTTTAAAAAAATTAAAGTCTCCTGCAACAACAAAGAAATTAAATGAAATTGATGCTTCAAAAGAAGGAAAGGAAATATTAAAGATAATGTTAAACAATATAGTTTTAAAAAGATTAGGTATTGAAACAAAAGTTCCTGCTAAATTAATAGAAAAATATATAGAAAAGAAAAACTTGGGAGAGATATGATTGTTGATGAAATATTAGAAAATGTTAGAAAAGCTTATAAAATTACAAGAAGACATTTTAACTATGTATCTTTTGAAAGAGCATTATTTTTAGGGTGGTATTGTAATTTAAAACATCCATGCAAGTTTTGTTATATGAGCACACAGAAAAATAAAATAAAAAATCCAGAAAAAGCTAAAAGAAGTTTATCTTCTATTTTAGCTGAAGCTATTTTAATGAAAAGAATTGGTTGGAAATTAGAATTTATCTCTTCAGGTTATGGATTTTCTGAAAAAGAAATAAATAACATAGCAGAAATGGTGGCTTATGTTCAAAAATGTAAGCAGTTTTTAAATACAGGAGTTATTAATTTAGATGAAATAAATTTAGATATCATTGAAGGAGTTACTGGGGCTGTGGAAACTGTTGTTAAAAATAGAGATGAGATTTGCCCTGGAAAGCCATTAGAGAGGATAAAAGAATTTTTATTAAAAGCTAAAGAAAGAGATTTAAAAACAGGAATAACTATAATATTAGGTTTAGGTGAAAAGGAAGAAGATATAAGTAAATTATTGGATTTAATAGAAGAGTTAGATTTAGATAAGGTAATATTTTACTCATTAAATCCACAAAAAGGAACTATTTATGAAAATAAACCCACTGTAACAACTTTAGAATATATGAATTGGGTATCCTCTGTAAGATTGGCATTTCCAAAGATAAAAATAGCTACTGGAGTTTGGGTAGACAAGATTTCTATGATTAGCCCTCTAATTTGTTCAGGATCAAATGTAATAACAAAATTTCCTGTATTTTCAATATATGGAACAAAGTATGCTTATTGGGTTGAAAAGGAGATAAAAACAGTTGCAAAACTTTTGGGAACTTTTACAGATTTAGAGGTTTTAATGGGAGCTAAAGAATTAAAAGAAACTCCTTATATTGATGAAGATATAAAAATTAATGAAAAAAATAAAGAGAAAGTAGAAGGTTTAAAAGGAGAAATAGATAAAAAGATCAATAGTTATGTTAATAGTGTATTAAAAAGAGTTAATAAATAGATCCACAAGCTCCATGTTCTTAACTAATCCTTTATCAGTTATTTTTAACTCAGGGATTACTGGTAGGGAGAAGAAGCTCATAGATAAAAAAGGGTCTTCAAAATTGCACCACCCTTCTATAATTTTATTCAGCTTTTCTATTTCTTCTAAAGTTTTTAAACTATCTCCCATAATGCCTGCAACTCTTAATGGAACTTTATATACCTTGCCATTTAACACTGCTACAAACCCTCCTCCAATAGATTTTAAAACACTAACAGCCAAATATAGATCATCTATATCATTTCCAATAGCTATAATATTATGTGAATCATGAGCATATGTTGATGCTAATGTACCTTTATTTAAAAACTCTATCAAACCCTTACCAACATTTCCAGTATTTTTATGCCTCTCAATTACAAAGATTTTATTAAGTTTATTAGCTTCTAAAAGTTCTTTAGCTTTTTTAACATTTAAAATTTTTTCTTTTGTTATTAGGCAGTCTTTTAATGGTTTTATTACTCTTACCTTACCATCTTTTTTATTATAATCAATCCCTTCTATTAAAAAATCTTCCTTTTTAATTTTGCAATTAACAGTTTTTAATAAAGTTTTTGGGATTCTTTTTTTACTATTATTTAAGTCCTTTAAAATATCATTCAAAAATTTCCCTTTAATTATAATATTATTTATTTTAAATTTCTCTATATCATCAAAAATTATAAAACTAGCTTCATTTCCTGGTTTTATTCCTATATCTATGCCCAAATAGTTTGCAGGATTAGCAGTTACCATTTGTATGGCTTCTATTGGAGAAACATATTTTATAGCCTTTCTCAATATCTTTACCATATAACAATCAAGATCTTTTGAAACATCATCACTTACTAATATAATATTTCTTTTATCTTTAACTTTTTTAGCAACTTCCAGTAGATAAATATTTTTAGACACTGTTCCTTCCCTAATCATTAATTTTAATCCCAATCTAAGCTTTTCTAAAGCTTCATCAATTTCAAAAGCTTCATGGTCACTCATGATTCCTTTTTCAATATATTTATTTAACTCCTCACCTCTTAAACCTGGGCAATGTCCATCAATTAGTTTTTTATATTTTTTAGCTATGTTTATTTTCTCTATAATACTTTTTTCATTATTTATAACAGCTTTATAATTCATAACTTCCCCTAAACCTAAAACCCTATCTAATGTTATTAACTCTTCTATGTCTTTAGCTGTTATCTTAGCCCCATTAGTTTCTAATTCTGTAGCAGGGACACATGAAGGAAGCATAACATAAACATCCAAATATTTTGCATCATTTAACATAAATAAAATTCCATCTTTACCACATACATTAGCTATTTCATGAGGATCTATAACAACCTTAGAAACTCCTGACTTTAAAACTAATTTTTCAAATTCTGAAGGAATGAGATGAGATGATTCTATATGAATATGAGCATCAATAAAAGTTGGGGAGAGGTATTTTCCCTTTAAGTTAATAATTTTATCATCTTTCTTAATCTCATTATTATCAAAATCTATTAATTTTATTTTTTCATCAAAATATACATTTCCTTCTAAAATTTCTCCTGTATAAACATTTATGATTTTAGCATTTTTTAATATCATAAATAAAAACCTCCAAAATAGATTATTAGTTATCTTTAAATTATATAATAAAAATAAAAAAAGAATATATATAAAATTTAAGGCTTCTCTATTTTAACAGCCTTTCCATCTTTCCATTCTACGAATATTGGCTCATCTGGGATATCATCTAATGTCTTGAAGTACTCTACAGCCGCTTTTGTTCCCCATCTGTCTGAACCTGCTAATAAAATAACTATATGGCCATTTATTATCTGTTTCTCAATAACCCCTCTATTCTTACCTGGATAGTCATTAGTTACTTTAACTGGGAATGCCCATAGCCATTTCTTAACTACTGGATTTGCTATAGGACCTCCGATTAATATACAATCTTCTTTTATTTCTAATGATCTATTTATGATATCTACAACGTCTTTTAAATACTTAGCTGATAAGTTTAAATCGACATCATTACCTACTATAACTTTAGATTTATATACTAACTCTTTTATCTTCTCTGATTTTATATCTTCAGCAACTCCTGGGTATTGCTCAATTGCCCTGTGATGCCCCCCACCACTACTGTAGTAAGTTGTAGTTGTAGGCAATTCAGTAACTAATAAAACATTAACAATTGGATCTTTAACTAATGTTATTTTTAAAATTCCATTATCTATTTTAAACCACCCTAATGATACATTAACATTAGGATCACCTAACGGCCTTAATTCTTTATTATCTACTTTTATAGTCTCGACTTTTAAATGCCCTATTGGGATATAGATAATTGAAAATCCTTTTTTAGATAGATTACTAACATTAAACTTAATTTCAGAAATAATTTTATTATTAACCTTCTTGGATATTTTTTTTGTTATATTTGTTATATTAAATCCTAAAGAAATTACTGATTCTACTTTAATTTCACTAATGATTTTTTCAATATCTTTTTCTGAGGAAATCTTAATATTCATTAAATCATTATTTATATCTTTTATATCTTTTATCTTTTTAATTACGTATTTAGTAATGTTTATAGATGTGTTTTCTAGTTTAGGGATTACTAATGTATCAATGGTTGTAGGAATAATTGTTAAGTTTATATCTTTTATTTTTTCCATCTTTACTTTATCTATATAAGTATTATTTAATACTTCACTATCTAAATTAATTCCTTCTAACGCTATTTTTATTTTTTCTGGAAGTAATGTATTATTAACGAATACTAAATTATATGGATAACCATCACCATCAGACAATTTTATATTTTTTATTACTATATAGGATTTATTAGAAATATTAATCACTGAAATATTTGCTATAACAAAATTACCATGTTTTGTGAAATTATATCCAGTTAGGAATATTATATTATTTTTTATTGTGTAGTTATAGACTCCTATAGCACTTATGTTAGATATATTCACATTATCAAATTTAATATATACATCATAACCAGAACAGTTTCTTTCTATAGGTACTCCTCTAACATATATTTTTACAGTAGTATTATTCTTCACTGTA from Methanocaldococcus villosus KIN24-T80 includes these protein-coding regions:
- the pstK gene encoding L-seryl-tRNA(Sec) kinase → MLIILTGLPAVGKTEFSKKLAKELSNDVDVIVLGSDLIRESFPIWKVDYEPFIKESLFYLIDKALKKYWVIVDDTNYYNSIRRDLIKIAKKHNKRYAIIYLKAPLDVILKRNKEREKKVPDEVIINMYNKFDPPGKKYKWDEPFLEIDTTENIDYKKIAKILIEKSKEKIEIKKVIKEQSLLNKIDIETRKIINSYIKNKNLNKDEIIKIINLRKEFLKSLKNKNINYDEAIKEFKSLISR
- a CDS encoding aspartate aminotransferase family protein; translated protein: MIELERKYHLQVYRRYPVVIVKGRGMEVYDINNKKYLDFIAGIGVNNAGHCHPKIVEAIKNQAENLIHVSNLFYNIPQIELAKRLVGLSKLDKAFFCNSGTEAIEGVIKFARKYANKILNKKGEIITFYNAFHGRTYGALSATPKDRIREGFEPLLEGFKHLPFNNIEALKEGVDNNTIAIMLELVQGEGGVNVAEMEFVKTIADICEDKNILLIVDEIQTGIGRTGKMFAFEHYGIEPDMVTLAKALAGGLPIGAVLLKEEIEKALNYGDHGSTFGGNPLVCSAALANLSVIEELIRDNKVLKKGEYFLNRLKELDYEFIKDVRGLGLMIGVELEFNGNKIVEEMLKRGFLINCTSEKVLRFLPPLIVEKEEIDLLVDNLNEVFKNYSE
- the leuB gene encoding bifunctional 3-isopropylmalate/3-methylmalate dehydrogenase; its protein translation is MHKICVIPGDGIGKEVVPATVKILEAVGDFEFVYAEAGDEVYKKTGKALPEETVEKCLECEAVLFGAAGETAADVIVKLRHILDTYANVRPVKAYKGVKCLRDDIDYVIVRENTEGLYKGIEAKIDEGITIATRVITEKACERIFRFAFELARDRKKQGKEGKVTCAHKANVLKITDGLFKDVFYKIAKEYPDIKAEDYYIDAMNMYIITKPQTFDVVVTSNLFGDILSDGAAGTVGGLGLAPSANIGDEHGLFEPVHGSAPDIAGKGIANPTATILSAVLMLRYLNEHEMANKIEKALEEVLAEGLTTPDLGGNLKTFEMAEEIIKRLEHD
- a CDS encoding amidohydrolase family protein; its protein translation is MIIRGKFLYGEDFTLREGNLVIEEGIIKGFTNEREDIKFNGLIIPSIINAHTHIADNCIKDIGINKDLDELVKPPNGLKHKYLKILDDNIIIKGIRLAIDEMVSLGIRYFCDFREGGLKGVKLLRKALNNRRIKAIILGRPINIDVSEIEKILFSADGIGLSGANEYNDEELKIIYNLTKKYNKIFSIHVAEHRGAVEYSIEKYGKTELKRLLELNIKPDFIIHGTHLSDEDIYLLKEKNIPTVLCVRANLYFNVGMPNIKKLMENEIMLGIGSDNFMANSPSIFREMEFIYKLYHIEPKEILKMATINNAKILKLENVGLIDEGYKADLTFIKPTNAILFSKNIVASLMRVEKGDIINIWWNNA
- a CDS encoding ribosome assembly factor SBDS, producing the protein MVSLEEAVIARLTAHGEKFEILVDPYLAAKLKEGLNVDMDELLAIDVVFKDANKGEKAPEELLMKVFGTTDVKEIAKKIILKGHVQLTAKQREEIREQKKKQIITIICKNTINPQTDTPHPPHRIEKALEELKINIDIYKSAEEQVPEIIKKLKRVLPIKFEKRDIAVKIPPEFAGKAYNVLHHFGSVKQEEWANDGSLIVLIEIPSGVESDFYTQLNKITKGNFQAKVLKRYSE
- the rpl37A gene encoding 50S ribosomal protein L37Ae, with the translated sequence MFSHTKKVGPAGRFGPRYGLKIRARVRDVEVKAKQKYKCPVCGFQKLRRASTSIWVCEKCGAKVAGGAYTPETGAGKAVMKAIRRILEKEE
- a CDS encoding DNA-directed RNA polymerase subunit P; this encodes MVEYKCLNCKKIISYEELGNRARCPYCSYKILIKLRPKVVKHLKAR
- a CDS encoding rRNA maturation protein — protein: MILTSSRKPSQRTRSFLRDLERTLNIPYIQRGKLSLKELFEMDKHILLIGEFKGNPGTLMVYDVEREKKLSSFISVKLQREICGEKIYNKDGIKLKVDKRLEDDENFKEFYDIYDKFLFQHLNIDDQSEIVLRLEKDPKYLFAMQFYKNRVKIGPLIRIKSIKLFDKLVE
- a CDS encoding KEOPS complex subunit Pcc1; its protein translation is MNRFKLILTFDSEEEAKIIYNAIYLEHISSQIRSRAEMKLERNVIKIHVESPDISILKASIYSYLRWISAAQNIYRKVRECHSIE
- the rpl18a gene encoding 50S ribosomal protein L18Ae, translating into MPFYRITGKVLKKEPMFFRKEYKALKPEHAIELLYSEFGGLYKVKRSKIKIEKVEEIPPEEVTDPILKALIF
- a CDS encoding DUF2666 domain-containing protein; the encoded protein is MEEKIEFLAKHKNWFVVKKLKIDEHTEDIEIARLLASIGETVDNKFIEYLPFDVNKLYEIADSIYQKKKGKIKEEDIINALKKLKSPATTKKLNEIDASKEGKEILKIMLNNIVLKRLGIETKVPAKLIEKYIEKKNLGEI
- a CDS encoding radical SAM protein gives rise to the protein MIVDEILENVRKAYKITRRHFNYVSFERALFLGWYCNLKHPCKFCYMSTQKNKIKNPEKAKRSLSSILAEAILMKRIGWKLEFISSGYGFSEKEINNIAEMVAYVQKCKQFLNTGVINLDEINLDIIEGVTGAVETVVKNRDEICPGKPLERIKEFLLKAKERDLKTGITIILGLGEKEEDISKLLDLIEELDLDKVIFYSLNPQKGTIYENKPTVTTLEYMNWVSSVRLAFPKIKIATGVWVDKISMISPLICSGSNVITKFPVFSIYGTKYAYWVEKEIKTVAKLLGTFTDLEVLMGAKELKETPYIDEDIKINEKNKEKVEGLKGEIDKKINSYVNSVLKRVNK
- the ade gene encoding adenine deaminase; the protein is MILKNAKIINVYTGEILEGNVYFDEKIKLIDFDNNEIKKDDKIINLKGKYLSPTFIDAHIHIESSHLIPSEFEKLVLKSGVSKVVIDPHEIANVCGKDGILFMLNDAKYLDVYVMLPSCVPATELETNGAKITAKDIEELITLDRVLGLGEVMNYKAVINNEKSIIEKINIAKKYKKLIDGHCPGLRGEELNKYIEKGIMSDHEAFEIDEALEKLRLGLKLMIREGTVSKNIYLLEVAKKVKDKRNIILVSDDVSKDLDCYMVKILRKAIKYVSPIEAIQMVTANPANYLGIDIGIKPGNEASFIIFDDIEKFKINNIIIKGKFLNDILKDLNNSKKRIPKTLLKTVNCKIKKEDFLIEGIDYNKKDGKVRVIKPLKDCLITKEKILNVKKAKELLEANKLNKIFVIERHKNTGNVGKGLIEFLNKGTLASTYAHDSHNIIAIGNDIDDLYLAVSVLKSIGGGFVAVLNGKVYKVPLRVAGIMGDSLKTLEEIEKLNKIIEGWCNFEDPFLSMSFFSLPVIPELKITDKGLVKNMELVDLFINSF